TTTATAGCCCAAGTGAGCTGGTTTGTGTGCCTTTAGGCTTTTAAGAATCACTATGTAATGCAACTGAGAAGCAAGTTGTCAATCATTGACTTGAGCATCATTAGATAAATCTTTGTCTTGTTTGCGTAAGAATCCTCAACATCATTAACCaagttcatattttaatataaaaacacctTGTGTCACATTGGTCGGCTCTGAGGACACAAAATGGCCAACATTCAACTGctcttttctcttgtttctcgtTGCTGTAACATGCAGTGCTTGATGTTATGCAAAACATGGCTTCAAGAACAAAGACATTGGGTTAAGTGAAATAGTTACCCCTCAGGCAAATTCATGCcatctgcagcttcacagtgTTTACCTTATGTGCACTTGATTCCCCATGAATGTAGATGAAGCGTTTCTCCACCACGTTcttcacagatcacagattgatctctgtctgtctgtaagtttcaccctttttcttctcctgtttaAAGTAATGGGCTCAGGAAGtatgggtttaaaaaaaaaaaaaaaaaaaaggtctgtttcttgtctcttgtcaattccttttcttttctcttctgtcattgtgttggtgttttaaaaagcatttaacAGAGCCAGTATCGTGACAGCAGTATGTTGCTCGACCTGTCTGAGCAGGGCCCACATTTCTATAGACCGCCTCGAGGAGAATGATAAAGGCCGACCTCATGAGAAagtcacagcagcagtaaaagGCTGATGAGGCAACTCAAAGACACTGTCTCATGCTGATGTCTTCATTTAagtgaaagatgctaaaacatcCGTATAGCTCAGGAGAACTGCAGCTGATAATGCTCCACTGGTTAATCGCTACAAGAAACCCATTCCTTATTTCACATTAATTCATGTAAAGATATGAATTTAGACTTGTAGATGCTGCTCTTGCGTAACTCATCAGTCACCTGAGGAATTTCTTTTTGTCACTTCACACTGgtgtcatgtgtttgttgtatAACACTCAAGCAGCAGCTTTCAACCACACAGGCAATAAATCTCCTGCATGTAAACCTGCAGTGATTATTTAAAAGACGGTGAACTTCGTCGTTATTTTTAGTCTGTGATGTTTCTTTACTGCATCAACATTTTGTTAGCCGAAGTTGGCCTGATTTGTGTCCATCTTTTTCTTCCAAATGGTGCATATGTTATGCTGGAATTAATCCATTCATGTGCCTCTGCAGTAATGGTGGAATAAGTAACTAATAACTAATGAAACCTATTTCCAGATTCTTTTGTCATTATATCACCAATGGGTTTCGTGTAAGACTGAGCGTAGACGACAGGAGAAGTTACAGAGTAACTTCATGGCGTGCACATCAAGAGTGTGCTGCCAGTCATGCCTAATGATTCCTGAAGATCAATACTTAGATATGGTTTAAACttggtttttacattttttacttcCTGGCATATGGATGTGTTTGACTTTAAGctcacattttgacattttaacttcTGCATATTTCCTGTTATGTCAGCCTTCCTTTAGTGGGTTGTCAGACATTACCTATTCTTTTCTGGATCCTTGTTGCCGACAGACATTGTTCATCCCACTGAAAGCTGAAATGGTTTTTGTTTGACTAATGATTTGACTCCCAGCACAACACATGCAGATAATTTGCATCTGAGCAAGTGTCTGCCAACGAGTCTTAGCTCGCAGAATCCCACAATGATTAGTGATGGGAAATGTGATATGGGGATGGGCAAGTTTCAGCTTTTAATTTAGAGATTGtgttagtcttttttttctcctggtaGCATTGATTTGGCACAATTAAACTCAACAAACTATAGCTATAAGTTTCTTCTGAGATTTGATATGTGTGTAGAACACCCTCTTTGAGAGAGAAAATTGTCTTTTGTGCACGttatgtcaaatgtttttttcagttttttctgaGATTTTATTCATCTTTCGTAAACCTGCATCATTATGGCAAAAGAAACATACATTACTATCTGATAAACAAGTATTTAATGTTTCTGCCTGATGTATATGGAAACCCATAAATCAGTCTGCATAGTCAGTTTGTGCCAGCACGCGGAGCAGAGATTCATCATTTGACTCATGCTGTTATCTGTTCAGATTGTTTGGGCTGCTGATGTCATCTGTACCCATCATGCCCGGCCACGTTTCTGTACCAGACAACACATGCCGTCCACAGACAGTCATATCTTATGGTTTCCTAATACCTGTGGTTTCGCAAACTCATCAACTGAAGCTGCAAAATTGGTTTACCCATTAGTCGTctggaaaaacagtgaaaattgtTCTGGTGATTGAAAACAAAAGGTGAAATCATCATGTGGTGAGGGAAGTTTGAACTCCTTAATATGTAAAGTGATTGTAGGTTATTGTTAAGTATCTGATGGCATTCGAAATCAAGATTACCAGTAGACGAACCCTGGATCCAGGACTGAAAAAGCCCCCCCAGACACCCCACCCCTCTTACTGCAAGCTAAATTTGAGAAGGACCTTTTCTATTTGTGGGACAATATAGAACAAAGAGTGACAAGAAATAAGAGACAGAAATAGGATGACACGTGAGAGAGGTTATTGTTTGGACGAACTGTTAACCTGAATATCAGGATATTGCAGTTCAGCTCCAAAGAATTCTGTCCCGAAATGATTTATGTTTACACAACGATAAGTGGCAAAGAAGAATTTTTCTGACTTTGTCAGAGAGGTGTTGGTTCATGTTACAGTTCATTCTCTGAGTATATGCGTGATCCTCAGCAAAAGTAActatgtttcctgttttgtgtcTAAATGATTAGTGGgggcaacatttttttaagaggAATCCAGTATTGAGCAAGAACACCAGAGCTGGTAGTAACAAAACTAGGCTGCAACGTAATTCTTTGGGGTGATTGCATATTGTCGAAGTTATTGTGTAACTTAAATCACAAACTAACCAGAAACTGCCATGTAAAATTACCgattttgtcaatggagtctggtggctttgaataGAGCGATATTGCAACAGTTTCTGCCACCGCCCACAGACATGTCCTATTGTTCTACTGTCTTACTGATCCTAATACCTGTGGTTTGCAAACTTATCTTCTGAAACAAAATCTGACTTCCATAGTTTACCCCTCATTTGTCTGGAAAAAGCAGTGAAATTGTTCTGGTGAAATCATTCTGTggtgaggaaataaaacatccCAGTTAGACACCGGAAGTGGATGTGAGATCcaaagtcacacaataacacaaacaaacttcagcAACTCCTGTGTTCTGTGTGGTAAAGTTACTGTTTTTGGTCAATAGTCAAGAGTCCGGTGGCTTTGAACAAAGCagctgtttctggttaaacaaaaagcATCttactcttaaaaaaaaaaagtccactcAATAATGTTGTCTCACAGACTTCAGACAATATGAGCTTATCAGTGGCAAAAACCACCACTTTTAGTTGACATGTTTTGACAAGGTGCAATCGCCTGGAAGGATTACATCGCAGCCCAGTTTTGCTTCTGCCAGCTGCAGCATTCTCACTCAGACCAATTTCAAAAGTCATTGTCGTACACgcaaaaacatgagaaaatagGGTCCAGGTTGAAAGATACTGAAGTTCACCTTTCAAGTATTCCCATACATCAATCATATACAGGATGTGAACATTTACGGACATTTTATGTTCATAAAGTATGTGTGAATACCAAATAAATCTTTTGACACTTGTGTGTAAATCTTCCATCATTGTCATACATACATAGgccataaaataacaaaataaatagacAACACATATATTGACATCCAGGGGCCAATTTTACAGATGATTTTACAGACATGGAGTCATAAATGAAGATATgatatatttgtatttgcagCATCCCAGCTATTGTGTGCAGTTATTAATATCATTGTAAATGCAGATTAATATGTTTTGTAACACCAAAGTGTTATCAAATGGGCATTTGACTTTCCATTTGATGACTTTACCCAGAAGAGCTAAAGTTGGCCACCCGGCAGTTAACACACCGCTGTCCTGGGAAGCCAAAACAAGCTTCCctatctctccctccatcagtGATCATAAAACATCACCACAGTCtcaaaggttttgtttttgctctgaCGACCCTGTCATCATTTCTGCTCTGTTGACACTAtcagttcagtttttctctttatgGAGATCCAAAGGCAAATGGTCACTGTTTCTTTGCATTCCTAAGAGCCATAAAAGAACGCTGGTGCGCAGACGCAGCCATTTGTGTAATTAGCAAAGAAAGGGAAGTGATGAAGATGGCAGACTTTGTAGCTTGGAGGCTTTTGGGTCATAGGAACTTTTTCATTGTGAGGCTGGCAGAGGTAGATGTTGAGTGTTTCATCAACATCCCAATTAGATAAAGTCCAGATGAATTTCAGTATTTCTATTAAAGATATACTCAGCATTAAAAAGTCTATACACTGTAAATGTTGCTTACATCTAGTTGCTATAACCTGCAGGGAAACACATATGACGAAACTTAATATCTATATGACTAGATAGATTTGCAAAAATAGTTAATTGTTTAACAATGAACACAgcaactcccatgatcccacaCTACTTCAcaacattgttttaattttttgatGTGGGAGCCCTCCTAGTGGCAGAAATTACATGGTGTAAGAATATGTCAAAGATTTTGGTGATTAGGGTGGGTGCCCTCATGAAGTCTCATTATTCACTGAATCTCTTGAACAAGACCTACTATAGACACACCCAGCCAATTTTAGCCACGCTTGTGGCTTAGAAACGCAAAATTGGGGAATGAGCggctttgttttttaacagcatGGGCAATATCCCATCATTTGAAACAATGTGAATTCATTTGAGTTAGTTATGGCATCACtgtgaacataaaaacatgctttCATGTGGCGACAAAGTGCAGACgtttttaaaatcatatcaGCTGCACTCAACAATAACGTAACTTTGTCAGCAAAAGCCGACAAGATGTTCAGTGTGGTGGATTACTCTCTCACGCAAGCTGATTTTCATACAGTTTGTACTGATAGGACCGTACAGTAGACAGCAGTGTAAAGTGCATTCTCTTTGTAGTATACAGGGCTAAAACATATGAAGGTCTTTTAAGGATGGATGCCATATTGGCCCGAAAGTGTGGAAATTCCCACTCCATCCCATAAACCTGATAAGAGACTGTTCGTTATCAGGCAGAAGGATTCATAGCGGAGTAGTTGTACATGTTCTCCAATTATTAACTGAGTGACTGAAGTCTTGACCTGAAGATATTTTACTTGTTTACCACATAAATTGTACCACAATTTACCACATGTCTTGTAAATGTGTTGAGGATAGTTAACATTACTAAAAAGGCACTTTTTCAAATACATGTAGGACCAATAGCCCAAATAAACAATTCCACACTCAAAATGACAGGGTTTCCTTTTAGCTGttaaatagaaaagaaatatttagtaaaataactttattgGATTGAAATTGAGTCATATTGTTCTTAAAGGCTGCAAGAACGGCTAACCTTTCCCTTAAGGATACCTTTAAACTGCATGcagacacataaataaacttgtccttcactttgtttaaGGCTTAAACTTAACCTTGCAGCTCCATCCTTGGTTGATAACGCCGACCTCTCTCTGTACAGTGTCATCTTTGCATGTACGGAAAAGAGGCCAAATTGCAACATGCAAGCGAATCAGAGAGCAGGGGGTGACAATAGTAGGGATCAACAGCAGGCCAGCAGGGGATGTGACCAAGGGCACCTGAGGGTTACAGCTGCCAGCAGCCCAGCAGCACAGGGCCTGTCTGTGTCCTGGCCTGAAAGGCACACAGGAGCCCTCAGTGGGAACGAAACAGAgaggctgtttttgttgtttttttccctcagtaAATAGAAGACTTTAATTTCACCAAGCACTCAGATTGCACCGATGACAAGGCTATGTGAGTGCTGCAGCGTTGAACGATGGACATGTATTAGCCCCACGGGCACgactgaataaacacacacatttacatatatacacagacacttaagaatacacacatgcatacgcagaaaaaaaaaactgtttgtgggagaaactttgtgtttttggtgtttctGCTGAAAATGGAAATACCTTCAGCAAATACTGACAActgttgttatttatgtttaaaacGGTCAACAGGCTGAACTGGATTTACATTAACAACAACTTCAAACTCTTGCAAAcacctaaaagaaaaaaaaaagcctgaagtaaaagtacagagcCAACAAGGAAcgcagaaatgtttaaaaaaaggacgaaggcacattaaaatatatatgttctGTCCTTCACACAAATATGCACTTACAGATTAAcagcatttacacacacaaagaacaggCTGAAGTATGCATACAGCAACAGAACTCcaaggtttgtgtgtgaaaatatctCAGCAGATTATTAATAgagggatggtgtgtgtgtgtgtgtgtgtgtgtgtgtgtgtgtgtgtgtgtgtgtgtgtgtgtgtgtgtgtgtggacggtGCTGGCACTTGAAGCAGTGCTGCAGAATAACAGTGTTGAAACAGgccttctctgctgctttgtgcCTCCTGTTCAGATGCTGGACGCGACCTCGAGCACATCAGCACCTCGTTAGGTCATTTGTTTCAGTCCAGGACTCCATAACTGGGTTATGCTTTCTATATTGGGTGCAGGTCATACTGATGAAGACGATTTCActcatcaaaaatataaaaaatgctgcatttagATAGTAGAAAGTAAAAAATTGTAATTTTGCTAATAAGTTAGTTGGTTTCAGCTTCATAGATCTGATGATTTGcttcattttcaacattttatgtCAGAGTAATTGAATATTTAGGGGTTTTGCTGGCCACTAGAGCTGCAGCTAATGATTCTTTTCGGTTAATCTGTTATAAACATATTCTTGAttattttctgaggtgtttaggtcataaaatgtcacaaaaataataaagtgtttcaCAAGGCAGGgtgaaatgtcttgttttgtccacaacaaCAAATTTGAGCTGGTGAAATCAGAATTTCTAATCGTCGCAGCTCTGCTGCTCACATGCAAACGGTAATAAAAATAACCCaatatttgtttgcttttgtacaTTCACAGTCACTCCttcactcctccctcccttAATCCCTTCATCTGTGTCTACCCTTTGTCACTGTCAGATTTGTCTGGCTATTTTTACTTGATGGTGTTTAAGTTTCGTTCTGTCTATCTCATGccttcagccttttgttttggtttggctgactgcatttcttttcttcagcttctttttCTGCATGCAACAAAACACTGCCATCAGCCACACCCATAGAGGGAACGCTCTGCTTGTGTATGTTTCTTTGTGCGTAGTCGAGCAAGTGTGTCGGTTATTTAGTGTGTATCTGCTTCTGCATGCCTTaatttgcatgcatgtttgtttgtttttttgcatttttctgacatatgcatgtatgcatttgtatgtacttttatgtgtatgtgtatgtgtatttgtgtgtgtgtgtgtgtgtgtgtgtgtgtgtgtgtgtgtgtgtgtgtgtgtgtgtatgtggtctGCCATACAGATTTATTATGCAACGCCTTATACACCTCTAAAGGAGTGACTCTGAatgacaaatataaacacacaccagtTTATCGGGATATCAGATAATGCCGTCCGCATGAACAAAAATACCTGCAATTTATTTTCCTAAAcactcctccacctgtccaGTCTTGTTGCTTAAAAACTGTTCTCTGTATGTGAACAAAGGCAAAATGTACACACCTTTTGTCACctgtcacacaaacatatttgatTGGCAGTTGCATCCCTGCCAACATAAGCAAACAGGTTAacgtataataataataataataaactgatttttattttcagattgttCAGCTCAGTTTGGTGCCTGTAACATCAACTTTTTCCAACAAGTTCTCACCTACTTCAAACCAGAGAGACAAgcacatataaaaacataaacacagaaacagtttgtgtgCGTTTTACAGTCTTCCATTGGGTTGCAATAAAGTGTTTTAAGAGCTGAAAGTTTTAATCAGCACTTCTTGCTGCTTTTAACAAGTTTAATTAACTTCGTGGTTTAACAAACTCACAGATTTAAACGGTTTCTTGATGGTTTTCTGGTTAATGTGCTCTCTGCATGCAATGTGTGTCGTGAATTAAACACAGAGCGGTGGAGCTGTTAGAAGCAATTTAAGTGGTCAAATCCTTTTCAGACAGGTAGTTGTCGAGTCCAACTGGCTGACATCTCGTGCTGCAATGGTCATTTTCATTCTCGATTAATTGAAAAATGTTCATGACACAGCCTGAGGCTTTGAGAAGCTAAAATCAGATAACTTGGAGATCCATTTTCTTTACTGTTTTGTGATTTACGTTTCTTGTGGCTTAGTCTAATCTTCTCCAAATACTGTCCTCCACACATGCAGCCTTGCAGACATAAAcagtaacatacatacattttggATGTATCTGAAACCCCTCTTCTGACAGTCCCTAATACTGGTCCTGGCTGTTTGTCAGTGCACCTAGCTCCATTGGGAAACAGGAATGTGAGGTATGAAAAAGGggaggatgatggagggatggaggaggaagtcCTGGTACCAACTTCTCTAAAATCTTTCTTTTATCCATTCTTAATAGCTTCCTATCTCTTTTAATTACTCAGCTGTCTCCCTctgatgtatttatatatatttttattcacttgTTTCTGTTCACAGTGGATCATGTTGAACTGAGCCATGTCACAGTCACCTTATCACCATCTGTAATCCATTAATCTCACAAAATAATTACAGCAGTTAAACAAGTGCTCTGTCCATGTCGatgttaaacaaacactgtgccaaactgtagctgctgctgtggatgttTTCACTGCGTTCTCTGAAAGCTTTTCAAATCCTACAGTTGAACATTTGGTTGATTATTGCAAACATTATGTTTTTACCTTTGTGTTAAAATTGCAGCTTCACTAAacttctttctctgttgttcCTTTTCAGATTCAACTAGACTTGGACAAATACCTTCCCCAGGTCAATAATTCTCTCTTGAGTCTGTCGACCGACACTGGTGACAAGAAATACAGACGAGAGAGTGCTTCCGTGGTTGACGAGTACTTCTCAGAGGACAAACCCACTGCCCCGTACAGCCTCAACATCAATGTCATCCTTCCCAGCACCACTCACCTCCGCACAGGCCTCTACCGGCCCAACACCAAGACCCTCACACCGCAGCAGATCAAGATAGAGCCAGGGCTGGAGGTGCCCTGCTCGATTCCCCCCACTGCCGCCACCACCCAGGCTCTGCCAGACTTCACCTCTGTCTTCAGTGTGCCGCCGGTGGTCAACAATGTTTTCATCAAACCAGACATGAACTCTGGAGGAGTGGCGTGTGTGACCGCAACATCCCAGCAGCACCAACAGCAGCCAAATTTGGACGCCGAGCTTCACATCGGACCCCCGGCTCCCCAGCAGCAGGTCTACCACATGCCCATCACCAGCTGTGCTGACCTCACCATGACTCTTTCCCACAGCAGCCCATCGGGCCACACCTCCAGCGGTGGCAGGACCATGCTGAACCTCGGCGGTGTATCATTGCCAACGACTAACGGCAACTACATGATGCCAGAGCACCATATGCAGCAGCACCATGGTTACTACCAAGCCTCTCCAGCCAACTCATCACAGCATACGGGGCCTCACAGCCTGCCACCCTCACCCCCAAACTCTCAGCCTGGGAGCCCAGACGGTCAGGCAGATCTCAGCTTAGCACCCCAACCTCCGCCTCCATACCAGCAGCGCCTGGGAGGGATAAAGGTGACGGGGTTGTCACCACACGCCTTGTTGATGACACATGGCCAGGGTGTCCTGACAGGTCCCAAATACAACAGACGGAACAACCCAGagctggagaagaggaggatcCACTTCTGTGACTACCCAGGTCTGtggtttatttgtatttaactgAAATATCACAGTAACACATTTAACTTCGCATTAATTTTAGCAAAAGGAGAGAATAATTCTCTACTGATGCAAGAAACCTCTTTGGTTTCAGGTTTTGTATTTGTGTCCAGGCCTTGAGTGATAAAGTCTAATGACTAAACAGATTACTCTGTTAGTTTCAAGACCGCGTCATTTAATGTAAAGTGAAAAAGCAAAGTGATATGCACTTAAATTAACTTTATTGGcatgatattttcatttatgtgtTGTGTCCCTGTCTATGTGCCACTCCAGGCAAAAGACAATCACTGATCATGTCTAGAGTGCCTTAGGCAATATCCAAAGCAGCATGTAATCCAATATCTGTCCATACCCACAAAGAGTAAACACTGAAGTACGCTAGTGCTGTTCtgtatatttccatttttaacacaacaaacaatcagCAGCTTGAGATTTTTGGGATTTAATAACAGTTTGCTGCACCAATaactaatgaaaacaagttTCAGCAAGTTGGTTTAAATTGTTTTCTACCAATGTTACTGTCGTGTAAATATACTCAACActcaaagctgaaaatatgtcaataatatactgcctctctttctctctacatgctttaacacacacatttgtcaatacaggaaaaacagaacagaaaaaacagataatcaacctaaatctaaatctaGAAAATTAGTCTTATATCATTTTTCTGACTTCAGGCCATAAAACAAGGCAGACATTTGTCGCTTTACTCTTTCTAAGATGATGTAAATTGACTGAAAATTCTTTACTGATTAAACAAACTAACCTAAATTAAGTATATTATCCAGTATAAACGCATAAACTGTTTGTAAAAGTGTGAGTGTTTGAAACCAACATTTAGAAATGGTCCATCTGGCGTCCCCCTTCAAAGATCTGTGTTACCGAATTTGTGAATGAGTGTTTGTCCACTGTTATGTCAGTGTCACTGGTTCACAGGTGAAAAACAACTCCAGCAAAAGCACATTTTCTCCCTGGGTAACCGCTCTATGGCCAAGGTAAACTTTATGGCTCATGATCTTtctctgatttctttttcaggCTGCACCAAAGTTTACACAAAGAGCTCTCATCTGAAGGCACACCAAAGGACGCACACAGGTAAGAAACCAGTTCCCCATAGCTTTAATTTGAATCAGATGCTGGAAATGTTAGCGTTACAGATACATCTGAATAGTCCCTTCCAAAAACAATCCTTCTCAGGTGCAATGCAATCTGATAAAAGgtgtaaagtaaaataataaaataaagatttcaggTTCTGAGAATTAGGATTGTTTTTGAAGTTCTGTTTTGGCCAAAATGTGTCCACATTTATTCACTCTTCCTGTCCAGATCAGAACTAACTAAACCAGCGAACATCCAGTCACAATCTCATGAGTATACCCATTAAGCTCAGAGTTCAGTTGACTTCAGTTCATTTATTGTATATTGCATATTTTGTCACATTGCCAGTTTCGGTACACCCAGTAACTATAATAGAGACGAAGAACacaatgaaaaggaaaaacaaaatagagGCAATTCTAGTTTGCtcaagagttttgtttttttttctccgccaTGTTTATACGTGCTCATACCTGTCCTCTGAGCttccccagagagagagaacaaagacgtgggggaaggaggaggaggggaggatgaaggaagaggaaaagaaaaaaaaaagaaaaaagagggaagaCACACAGTTAAAAACGAAGGCCAAACCAGTTACTCCTGCTTTTCAGTCTCTTTTCAGAggatagaggaggaggaaggtggggGGT
This genomic stretch from Larimichthys crocea isolate SSNF chromosome III, L_crocea_2.0, whole genome shotgun sequence harbors:
- the klf5l gene encoding Kruppel-like factor 5 like: MAASVGLAMNPPHTTEERAVFTQLKPVRMSGAEGAEDASVFEDVKPGIQLDLDKYLPQVNNSLLSLSTDTGDKKYRRESASVVDEYFSEDKPTAPYSLNINVILPSTTHLRTGLYRPNTKTLTPQQIKIEPGLEVPCSIPPTAATTQALPDFTSVFSVPPVVNNVFIKPDMNSGGVACVTATSQQHQQQPNLDAELHIGPPAPQQQVYHMPITSCADLTMTLSHSSPSGHTSSGGRTMLNLGGVSLPTTNGNYMMPEHHMQQHHGYYQASPANSSQHTGPHSLPPSPPNSQPGSPDGQADLSLAPQPPPPYQQRLGGIKVTGLSPHALLMTHGQGVLTGPKYNRRNNPELEKRRIHFCDYPGCTKVYTKSSHLKAHQRTHTGEKPYRCTWESCDWRFARSDELTRHYRKHTGAKPFKCVACSRCFSRSDHLALHMKRHQN